AAGCTGAGCAACCTCAGCTGCTAGAGTTGAAGAAGGTGGTGCAACGAAGGCTTTGGTAGCAGGTACAGGAGGAGGGTCGacttcatcatcatcagggtTATCTGGAACTATCTTACCCTCTTTTACGATGTTGTCCAAGCTGAAATGAGTAAGGTCAAGATCGGGTGCAAGAACTTGAATTTGATCCCTTAGATTCTCATAAGCACCATTTACACTACCCACCAGATGATCCTGGAGCTCGGTATAATCAGCTCAGGCAGATTCCAACTCTTCCCTCAGACCCATCATCTCCCAATAAGTTGTAACATAACTATCCTTATGCTTCAAAGCCATATCTTCAGACAACTTGGCAGAAGCTGCCAAAGCAACAGCCCGAGTCTTCTCCCCCTGCAATTCCTTCTTCAACTTGGCCACTTTCacctcgagctcctccttcaagcCCTTAATCCGATCAAATTccgacttggcctcctccataaaagcctTTGTAGCATGGATAGGAAGATCTTGACCGGTCCGATATAAAGCTACTCCCATGTGTGCCAGTTTAATGCCACTCCGAGTGATAAAATCTAAGTGACAAAGAATGGATACATCATCAGTAGGCATGACAATTTGTTGATCAACAAACCCGACCGCATCAAAATCAGGAGCATCTAGATTAAAAGGCTCGACAGTTCGGGGTATTTTTGGAGGAGGAGCGGCCGTAGGAGAAGAAACAGTAGCAGAAGCCTGGAGAGGATCGAGCAAGTGGACCTGAGGGGTAGGGATCATCCTCCTCGGTCCGGGAGAGCTCGGTACTGATGGCTTGGACAAAGCATGAGAAGATCCCTCCCCAGCCACTCTGGCCGAGATGTTCTGAGACGCAGTAGCCTTCCTCACCTTCTTAAAGGCCTTCATCGAGTCGTTATTTTTTGCCaactctgaaaaataaaaaacaaaagtttACAAaccaaaaaagaagaagaaagcagaaacaaaacaaaaacatatcAATTTTTAAATACCCAATGCAATTCGGACAAGGGACGGGTCCCCCAAAAATTTTTTAGTGTTAAGATGAGAAGGTTCCCCCCAAATATCTTCCAAAACATTTACAAAGGCCTGCTCGACCTCATCGAGTATCTCCCACGTATATCGAGACACCACTACATTCTATTGCCAACACAAGGGGAAGACAGGCTCATCATTTGCTTCCAAAAAAAATGGCCGAGCTCCCTCAACTGCTCGGACCTTAAAAAAGTAATTCTTTAAGTCCCtgaaggactcatcatacatggaaAAAACTTTATGTCCTTGGGCAGATCTAAAAAAAACCCATGaggctttcttttttgaagaaatcCCGGGCTTGGTTAAAACAAACAGATAAAGGAAAAGAGTCTGAGAAGGAGTAACGTCCAACTCTTGGCAAAGAAGCTGAAAGATCTTGATAAACCCCCATGAGTTCGGATGGAGCTACATTACATGACCACAGCAGATCGGTCTCAAAggaagtaaaaggaaaagtGATATTCAACTCGCTAAAAAAATAGTCATAAGCGTAAAAGAAAGGGCGCTTCCCCTGGGTCAGAGCAGGAAAGAAAACCCTCTCCTTGGAATTAGGTGCTACCAATTCATAGTTCCTTTCCTGATCTCTACTCTTACAGAGGCGGTGATGTTTCCTAAGCTCCACACAAAACTCAGCATTCACCACAGAAACACACATTAACACAAGGGAGTCCAACAAATCGGACATCGCCTCAGGAACCTTAGAAGACGTCTCTACAATATTTTTGTGagaagacatggccaactagtcctacaaacaagaaataaaatggattactaaaaaacatctcggacaaataTGACACAGAGCAATACAAGTAACAAAAGGAAACCCCAGGATCCACACTAAAgatccaggggcatcctttggaggcaagtTACGGAATAAGGACTCAGAAAAACCTACAAGTCTACATCTCTACACATCCTAATAGGAAGATAATTCCCCTTTTCAACAAAAGCAACACTCTGAGAAGAAAGCCACGAGCTATAAATCAAAAGTCATAAAAATAACTACCTCCCCAACTCACAGTCTCAGCTTATCAACAAATGGAACTACCAAACGACGAAAGTATcaagaagaaaatcaaaacGAGCCAACAGAAAAAATCGTTACTTTCTACAAAGGTTCATCAATAAAATCATCAACATAGCGAAAGTCATCAAAAGGAGCAACATTTTGGGTAAAGAAAACAGGTTCATAAAAACCAGAAAAACATGCAGCACAGCAACAAGTAAGCACGACGACGCAAAAAGATTCAAGCTTCCCAACATGCATTCAAGCAAAACCAAAAATTTACCACCAAAGAACCGAAGGCAAAGCAAAAGAAGTAAAGAAGCATAAAGAAGAACCAACCTGGAAAAAGGAAGCTTCGAAGGAAACTGAGGACGGAAAAATAGAAACCAGAATCGCCTTTCAGAGCAAAGAAAGCACCAACGAGAACCAAACAACGTCGCAGGGAGAAACGTGAAAATGCAAATTTCAGGCGAAAATAGAAAGTGAGAAGGAAAAGGGGAAGTTACGAAACAGAGAAGAGAAACTGTCTTTGTGAAAAGTtcaaaataaacaaagaaacgGAGCATTAAAAGAATTAATGAGGTTATTAAATTCTCGCACATTCCCAAAGCAAGAGACGCGCattttcaaaagaacaaaaattcaaataaaaaatgttcCGCATTCTAAGGAGAAGTCTACAAAGATGAagtcgacaaaatgctcgagttcggctttGCCAGAGAAGGATCGAAGTCCTAAAATtaagactcgacctcaaaagaaagaccgagctcgagcaggggcactgttcataccctgggtcaagctgtatgacccgggatgtttagcaacGAGACGACCGATCTCTTCAGGTCAAAATAcctgacctcttctcaaagagctccgCCAAATTGCTAGGGAAtcccaataaagggcccaaatagaggaaaacgacccaaatccaaaggcagcccaagcctatagagataagggcggttcccatgaagataagataagataactaacttaccTTATCTGGaaaggtcactctacaccattataaatacactggagtacccaggtataactcatactcgaattctactaaaaacctgatTAATAcctttgctaacttaagcatcagagtctcttgcaggtaccaccaccctccagTGACgcaggatcagcaccaccaccaagtccaacaaatcAGACACAGCGACTCCAGCCACCATCATTAAGTCGGACACGACAACTctgaccagtacagaagatctcgtccgagatcgacctacagttttaggtaaccctcggaacagttacGCTTTACTGTTTTAGTTATGCTTTAAGatgaatcttgtgatggatatgaagttctaggattgcctctggcgtCCCAGGGTCTTATATCTTACATAACTGGGCActattaccatactgagaaccaccggttctcataccatattctgttgttatttttcagatgcaggtcgcaacccacctcggtgagttgcttcGATGGTGATAGAGCGGAGGATCCTAGATATATTTTGAAGTCTTTTGATTATTTTGCTTAGTTTTCTCATCTTTTGTATTTACTTTTGCCTAGAGGCttattttgagagaaaaactTTTATATGCTATTTTAACTTTCAGAATTCTGTATTGTCTGTATAtagctagccggcttaaactccgtgAGCCGTTGCTACATCTTTATACTACTATACTCtgatattttgttatattatatcTATATCTTGTGCGTTAAGTTTGTAGCTTTGTGAGTACATTTTGCACTTTTTAAATCCTATTTTTGAGTTGtatccttcatcgggcttctagaataTATTACCTCTTCGGTATATAATATGTGTATGCCTTAGAATTTTcgtaacctttgctttacgacgcAAGGTAAATCTTAGgataattagggtgttacatttagtggtatcagagcggttcgtcctcatgagcctgagggatggaccgaTTTTGCTCAATGCATAAGTCTGTGTCTTTTTCTTTGATGCTATTTAGGTTATCTCATTGATATTGcatagcatgcttgtttgtgagtgccttttgggataattgaagcattaggcttttgatattgagactgatcaccttgatatcgattgtttggtataGACAGGAACCCTAATGGCCACTCGCTGACAAGGTCGTACACGTTCATGAGCAGAGAGTAGAAATGAGCAACCGGCCGAAAACCATGTTGAGTTCATGATGGTGAATCTTGCGAACACTATAGAGGCGAATGCTGCTGGGACTCTACAAGCTGTGCAGAGGTTAGGCCAACCTACTCGAAATGGAAACGGAGACAAAAATGGAAATAATAATGCGGAAGGAAATAGCGATAACATGGGAGGTGCTCCGATGACCTTGGCTACTTTTCTCAAGGTTCATCCTCCAAGTTCCAGAGGTTTAACCAATCCTACGCAAGCGAATAATTGGTTCTAGGCCATGAAGCGTAATTTACAAGCACAGCATGTTCCGAACAACCAGTATGTAGAGTTTGCTGCGTATAAGCTTTTGGGAGAGGCTCAGGATTGGTGGCAAGGAGAATGCCGCTTGCTACAGCTTCAGAATGCCAATATCCCTTGGGATGTATTCCAAACGGctttctataagaagtactttcctgAATCTGCaagggaagaaaaagaaatgaaacTAATGCAGCTGAAGGAAGGTTCCTTGTCTGTGGCGGACTATACTAGCCGATTTGAGGAGCTCTATAGGTTCTCTAGGGTGTGTCAGGGTGCCTCGGAGACCTATGAGAGTTGGAAATGCATTAAGTATCAAAGGAGCTTGAAGGATAACATCATGTCTGTTGTGGCTCCTTTGGAGATTCGGATCTTCTCCAATCTTGTGGACAAGGCGAGAGTTGTTAAAGAATATGCAAAGACAGTAGCCTCGTCAAGGGACACTCATGGAGGAAACAATAGTCGTGGACGTGGCAAGTACTTTCAGCCGAGGGGTCAGAATGTCAAAAAAAGGACATGCACCTCAAGGTCAAGGAGGCTTCAAAAAGAACACTTATGATCAGTTCCAGCGTGGCAAAGGGAGAGGGAATCAGAGTAACATTTCTCTGGATTTAGCTTGTGATTGTTTTGGATGTTTTCATCCATATGACTTTTGCAAGATTGGTATAGGTGGTTGCTTCAACTGTGGTTTGCCTGGTCATATTGCGAAGGATTGCACTTGTGGGAAGAACCCGAATGTAGGTCAGAGTCAACACCAAAGGCGAGTATATGATGTGAATGCCAATGATGCTACTAAGGCGAATCCTCTAATGAGAGGTAACTGTTTAATTGGTGATAAAACCTTAGTTGCATTATATGATACTGGAGCTTctcattcatttattttatttgacaaAGTTGAAGAGCTAGGCTTGAAAGTGTCGGAATTAGCATTTGAATTGCATGTACATACTCTGCATCAGACGGTTATGACTTGGTCAGGTTGTAGGCAAGTAGGTTTCAATCTTGAGGGTAGAGACTTCGTGCATGACTTGATTTGCTTACCAATGGTTGGGTTGGAGATGATTTTTGGGTTTGATTACCGTCAAAGAACCGAGTTTTATTGGATTGCTTTGAGCGGTCAATTCAGTTTATGCCGAAAGGAGAAAATGGAGCAGTGATAGCTGAGGGTTATTACCTGAACTCTGTAATGGTGCACTGTAGTGGGGAAGAGTATCAGGGTTATATACTGTTGGCTGCGAATACGTTAGGTGATAATCAGAAGTTAGATCAAATCTCGGTAGTTAGAGGATTTCCAAAAGTATTTTCGGAAGTGTTTCCGGAAGATATTCCTGAGTTCCCACCCCAAAGGGAGATTGATTTTGCGATTGAATTGGTGTCGGAAGCCGGACTAGTGTCGATTGTGCCGTATAGGATGGCTCCGATAGAGCTGGCAGAATTAAAGACTCAGTTGGaagagtggtgcacgaaattgtgatctcaatggcgccaacaacttggtacgctcaattgtaatctcaactctttttcacaacttcgcacaactaaccagcaagtgcactgggtcgtccaagtaataaaccttgcgtgagtaagggtcgatcccacggagattgtcgacttgaagcaagctatggttattttgtaagtctcagtcaagcggattcaaatggttataaagttttgataattaaaagataaagaaatataaagatagagatacttatgtaattcattggtgggaattttagataagtgtatggagatgcgttgttccttctgaatctctgctttcctattgccttcatccaatcctttatactcctttctatggcaagctgtgtgttgggtgtcaccgttgtcaatggctacttcccatcttctcagtgaaaatggtcctctacggtttctgtacggctaatcaactgtcagatttctcctctcggatgaaaaataccatgcacagatatcaTATGGCAAATCAgatgttggttctcgatcgtgtaggaataggatttactatccttttgcgtctgccactacgccctacagtcgcgagtttgaagctcattaCAGTCATCCCattccagatcctactcggaataccacagacaaggtttagacttttcggatctcaagaatgctgccaatggactctaacctataccacgaagattctaatctcggattcagatgccccattttCAGAGaggagtcgatgtgaatcattgattagaaacccaagagatatatattcaagcttgttttcatatagaacggaagtggttgtcaatcacgcgttcataagtgagaatggtgatgagtgtcacataatcatcacattcatcatgttcttgtgtgcgaatgaatatcttagaataagaataagcatgaattgaatagaagaacaatagtactttgcattaatactcgaggaacagcagagctccacaccttaatctatggtgtgtagaaactccaccgttgaaaatacataagtaataatggtccaggcatggccgtgaggccagcccccaatgtctaagatagcataaaactaatcaaagatcccagcatccaagatgaaaatacaataataaaaagtcctatttatactagactagttattagggtttacagaaataagtaaatgatgcagaaatccacttccgggcccacttggtgtgtgcttggattgagcattaaagctttcatgtgtagagacttctcttggggttaaacgccagtttgcaggctgttttgggcgtttaactctagcttgtaacttgtttctggcgtttaacaccagaataggacaaggaattggcgtttgaacgccaatttgcatcatcaaaactcgagcaaagtatggactatcacacattgttggaaagccctggatgtctactttccaaagaaattgagagcgcgccatttgggtttctgtatcttaaaaaaatccatttcgagtgcagggaggtcagaatccaacaacatcagcaatcctttttcagcctctgaataagatttttgctcaggtccctcaatttcagccaaaaaatatctgaaatcacagaaaaacacacaaactcatagtaaagtctagaaatgtaaattttgcttaaaaactaataaaaatatactaaaaagcagctagatcctactaaaaactatctaaaaataatgccaaaaagcgtataaatcatccgctcatcaaagagCTTCTGAACAAGAGGTTTATTCGACTGAGTGTATCTCCATGGGGAGCACTTGTtttattggtgaagaagaaggatggtgGAATGCGACTTTGTGTGGAATACCGACAGTTGAACAAAGTGACTGTGAAGAACAAGTATCCGTTGCCTAGGATTGATGACTTAATGGATCAATTGTAAGCAGCTGGAGTATTTTTCAAGATCGATTTAACATCCAGTTACCATCAGATAAGGGTGAAAGAGTAGGATATTCAGAAAACTGCATTTAGGACGCACTCTGGGCACTACGAGTTTGTagtgatgtcctttgggttaaCGAATGCACATGCTGtgttcatggattacatgaactGAGTATTTAGTCCCTTTTTGACAAATTCGTGGTGGTTTTCATAGATGATATCTTAGTTTATTCTAAGACAGTGAAGGAGCACGAGGAACACTTGAGGATTGTGTTGCAAATCTTAAAGGAGCGGAAATTGTATGCTAAGTTGTCCACATGCGAGTTCTAGAAGGAGGAAGTAAAGTTCCTAGGTCATGTGGTAAGCAATGGAGGAATAGTCAGGTATTACCAGAGGCGGTGATGGAATGGGAAAGACCAACGACAGTGACGGAAGTCAGAATTTTTTTGGGCTTAGCCAGGTATTACCAGAGATTTATTGAAGGATTTTCCCGAATTGCACTACCGATGACAAAGTTGACAAGGAAGGAGGTGCCATTTGTGTGGACGTCGGAGTGTGAAAAAAGTTTTCAGATGTTGAAACAAAAGTTAACTTCAGCGCCTGTTTTAATCTTAGCGGAATCGCATGAACCGTTTGAAGTATACTATGATGCTTCCTTGAAGGGTTTGGGTTGCGTGTTGATACAACACCGAAATGTGGTGGCTTACGCATCACGTCAGCTGAGACCGTATGAGGTAAATTACCCAACTCATGACTTGGAATTAGCAGCGACTGTGTTTGCATTGAAGATTTGGAGACACCACTTGTACGGACTGAGGTTTAGTGTCTTTTTTGATCATAAGAGTCTCAAGTGCATCTTTGATCAGAAAGGGCTTAATAGGCGTCAGAGGAGGTGGATAGAGCAGCTAAAAGATTATGATTTTGAACTAAGTTATCACCCTAGAAAGGCGAATGTTGTAGCGGACGCGTTGAGTCAGAAGTCTTTAACAATAGCTTGGATGAGAATCAAGGAAGAGGAGTTAGTGGATAAGTTTGTGGATCTTAAGCTAGATATTGGTGAAGTTGCCGGAAGAGCTTGCTTGAATCAGTTGTAAGTTTCAAGTAAGTTTAAAATAGAGATTCAGAGGGCTCAGCAAGATGAGAAAAAGCTTCA
The genomic region above belongs to Arachis stenosperma cultivar V10309 chromosome 5, arast.V10309.gnm1.PFL2, whole genome shotgun sequence and contains:
- the LOC130980662 gene encoding uncharacterized protein LOC130980662, which encodes MKRNLQAQHVPNNQYVEFAAYKLLGEAQDWWQGECRLLQLQNANIPWDVFQTAFYKKYFPESAREEKEMKLMQLKEGSLSVADYTSRFEELYRFSRVCQGASETYESWKCIKYQRSLKDNIMSVVAPLEIRIFSNLVDKARVVKEYAKTVASSRDTHGGNNSRGRGKYFQPRGGCFNCGLPGHIAKDCTCGKNPNVGQSQHQRRVYDVNANDATKANPLMRVEELGLKVSELAFELHVHTLHQTVMTWSGCRQFMPKGENGAVIAEGYYLNSVMVHCSGEEYQGYILLAANTLGDNQKLDQISVVRGFPKVFSEVFPEDIPEFPPQREIDFAIELVSEAGLVSIVPYRMAPIELAELKTQLEEWCTKL